One Esox lucius isolate fEsoLuc1 chromosome 1, fEsoLuc1.pri, whole genome shotgun sequence genomic region harbors:
- the slc1a5 gene encoding neutral amino acid transporter B(0) has protein sequence MAEKIKGKASNGEAHLAEPVANGLSHKKCYNETKSEKFKRLFLANLLVILTVTGVIIGVFIGLGVRQMELNRTQILYVGFPGELLIRLLKMIIIPLVVCSLVSGAASIDPKALGKLGGWAMLFFLVTTLIASAIGVTMAFIISPGSNTGSKPILSDDGDLPQSKEVVDSFLDLIRNLFPSNLVSAAFQSYATSYKFVSKNGTNGLPNITVEKVPFGTDQDGMNILGLVVFAIVFGVALRKMGEEGEILIKFFNSFNEATMVLVSWIMWYAPLGIMFLVAGKIVEMEDVGMLFASLGKYIVCCIIGHAIHGLLVLPGIYFLFTRKNPYTFLWGIFTALATAFGTSSSSATLPLMMKCVEENNGVSKHISRFILPIGATVNMDGAALFQCVAAVFIAQLNKTPLNFIHVFTILVTATASSVGAAGIPAGGVLTLAIILEAIGLPTNDISLILAVDWLVDRTCTVLNVESDAFGAGLLQWYVDRSSEPDAVELKEVKMEGGEPAEPEQSPLIEKHRGAGNEKADVHISDKESVM, from the exons ATGGCAGAAAAGATAAAGGGGAAAGCATCCAACGGAGAAGCGCATCTCGCGGAGCCGGTAGCCAACGGACTAAGCCACAAGAAGTGTTACAATGAGACTAAATCTGAGAAATTTAAACGGTTATTCCTGGCGAACTTGCTGGTGATTCTCACAGTGACCGGAGTGATCATCGGGGTGTTTATTGGACTTGGTGTGCGCCAAATGGAGTTGAACAGAACGCAAATCCTTTACGTGGGCTTTCCAGGTGAATTGCTCATCCGGCTGCTGAAGATGATTATCATCCCTCTGGTTGTGTGCAGTCTGGTGTCCGGGGCGGCCAGCATTGACCCCAAAGCCCTAGGCAAGCTGGGCGGCTGGGCCATGCTCTTCTTCTTGGTCACCACCTTAATTGCGTCAGCCATCGGGGTGACCATGGCTTTCATCATTTCCCCCGGATCAAACACCGGCTCCAAACCGATATTGTCTGACGACGGTGATCTGCCTCAGTCGAAAGAAGTGGTGGACTCCTTTTTGGACCTAATCAG AAACCTATTTCCCTCCAACTTGGTGTCTGCTGCCTTTCAGTCA TATGCAACCAGCTACAAGTTTGTGAGCAAAAATGGCACCAATGGGTTGCCCAACATCACAGTTGAGAAG gTTCCGTTCGGTACAGATCAAGATGGCATGAATATCCTGGGTCTGGTGGTGTTTGCCATAGTGTTTGGTGTGGCCCTGAGGAagatgggagaggagggagagatccTCATCAAGTTTTTCAACTCCTTTAACGAGGCCACCATGGTGCTTGTGTCCTGGATCATGTG GTATGCCCCCCTGGGTATTATGTTTCTAGTGGCAGGGAAGATTGTGGAGATGGAGGATGTGGGCATGCTGTTTGCCAGCCTGGGAAAGTACATTGTCTGCTGTATCATCGGCCATGCCATCCACGGCCTGTTGGTCCTGCCAGGCATCTACTTCCTCTTCACCCGCAAGAACCCCTACACCTTCCTGTGGGGCATCTTCACAGCCTTGGCCACCGCCTTCGGAACCAGCTCCAG CTCGGCCACTCTGCCCCTGATGATGAAGTGCGTGGAGGAGAATAACGGAGTGTCGAAGCACATCAGCCGTTTCATCCTACCCATCGGCGCCACGGTGAACATGGACGGCGCCGCGCTGTTCCAGTGTGTGGCGGCGGTCTTCATCGCTCAGCTCAACAAAACCCCACTCAACTTCATCCATGTCTTCACCATCCT GGTGACAGCTACGGCGTCCAGTGTGGGAGCGGCAGGGATCCCAGCCGGCGGGGTGCTGACCCTGGCCATCATCCTGGAGGCTATTGGACTGCCCACCAATGACATTTCACTCATCCTCGCAGTTGACTGGCTCGT GGACCGTACCTGCACTGTTCTGAACGTGGAGAGTGACGCCTTTGGAGCCGGGCTGCTACAGTGGTACGTGGATCGCTCTTCTGAGCCTGACGCGGTGGAGCTGAAGGAAGTGAAGATGGAGGGCGGCGAACCGGCCGAGCCGGAGCAGTCGCCCCTCATCGAGAAGCACAGGGGTGCTGGCAACGAAAAGGCCGATGTCCACATCTCTGATAAAGAGTCGGTCATGTAG